One Mycobacterium marseillense DNA window includes the following coding sequences:
- a CDS encoding PadR family transcriptional regulator: MSNPFTPPEGPFGGRPGFGFGFGAGPVDRRALHEARRQARRDFREHLRDHAGGHPGGYDGPLGFGPGFGPGFGPGFGFGPGGRRGGWRRGGPGRGKRGDVRAAILTLLAERPMHGYEMIQQIAERSNGLWKPSPGSVYPTLQLLDDEGLITASETAGSKKLFELTEQGRGAAEKIETPPWDEITEGADPGHLNLRAAIGQLFGAVGQSAHTASAEQQQRIVDILNNARREIYGILGED, encoded by the coding sequence ATGAGCAACCCATTCACCCCTCCCGAGGGTCCATTCGGCGGCCGGCCCGGTTTCGGATTCGGCTTTGGCGCAGGCCCGGTCGACCGCCGCGCCCTGCACGAGGCACGGCGCCAGGCGCGGCGGGACTTCCGCGAGCACCTGCGCGATCACGCCGGCGGCCACCCCGGCGGCTACGACGGCCCACTTGGCTTCGGCCCCGGTTTCGGCCCGGGCTTTGGCCCCGGCTTCGGCTTCGGTCCCGGCGGCCGGCGCGGCGGTTGGCGCCGTGGCGGTCCGGGCCGCGGCAAGCGCGGTGACGTGCGAGCCGCCATCCTGACCCTGCTGGCCGAGCGGCCGATGCACGGCTACGAGATGATCCAGCAGATCGCCGAACGCAGCAACGGGCTGTGGAAGCCGAGCCCTGGCTCGGTGTACCCGACCCTGCAGCTGCTCGACGACGAAGGCCTGATCACCGCGAGCGAAACCGCGGGCAGCAAGAAGCTCTTCGAACTGACCGAACAGGGCCGCGGCGCGGCCGAGAAGATCGAGACCCCGCCGTGGGACGAGATCACCGAAGGCGCGGACCCCGGTCACCTGAACCTGAGGGCGGCCATCGGCCAGCTGTTCGGCGCGGTCGGGCAGTCCGCCCACACCGCTTCGGCCGAGCAGCAGCAGCGCATCGTCGACATTCTCAACAACGCGCGACGCGAGATCTACGGCATTCTCGGCGAGGACTGA
- a CDS encoding RDD family protein, which translates to MSEVVTGDAVVLDVQIAQLPVRTVSALIDIAVMVIGYLLGLMLWAATLTQFDTALSNAILLIFTVLVIVGYPLILETATRGRSVGKIALGLRVVSDDGGPERFRQALFRALASLVEIWMLFGSPAVICSILSPKAKRIGDIFAGTVVVNERGPRLGPPPVMPPALAWWAASLQLSGLSVGQAEVARQFLSRAPQLDRQLRTQMAYRIAGDVVARIAPPPPPGAPPELVLAAVLAERHRRELARLRPTAPAPGWPGVPPGAAPQYPAPWPEPGPPAPGPGYGSSPGGFAPPH; encoded by the coding sequence ATGTCGGAGGTGGTGACCGGGGACGCCGTGGTGCTGGACGTGCAGATCGCCCAGCTGCCGGTGCGGACGGTGAGCGCACTGATCGATATTGCCGTCATGGTGATCGGCTACCTGCTCGGGCTGATGCTGTGGGCGGCCACCCTGACTCAGTTCGACACCGCGCTGAGCAACGCCATCCTGCTGATATTTACGGTGCTGGTAATTGTCGGCTACCCGTTGATCCTCGAGACCGCCACACGGGGACGCTCGGTGGGCAAGATCGCCCTGGGCCTGCGCGTGGTGTCCGACGACGGCGGCCCAGAACGCTTCCGCCAGGCCCTGTTTCGCGCCCTGGCCTCCCTGGTGGAGATCTGGATGCTCTTCGGGAGCCCCGCCGTCATCTGCAGCATCCTGTCGCCCAAGGCCAAACGGATCGGCGACATCTTCGCCGGCACGGTGGTGGTCAACGAGCGCGGACCCCGGCTGGGGCCGCCGCCGGTGATGCCTCCGGCGCTGGCCTGGTGGGCGGCGTCGCTGCAGTTGTCGGGGCTCTCCGTCGGCCAAGCCGAAGTCGCACGCCAATTCCTTTCCCGGGCACCGCAGCTCGACCGCCAGCTACGCACGCAGATGGCTTACCGCATCGCCGGTGACGTCGTGGCTCGCATTGCGCCGCCACCGCCACCCGGGGCACCGCCGGAACTGGTGCTGGCCGCCGTTCTCGCCGAGCGGCATCGCCGCGAACTGGCGCGGCTGCGCCCGACCGCGCCCGCGCCGGGCTGGCCGGGCGTCCCGCCGGGGGCGGCGCCGCAATACCCGGCGCCATGGCCGGAGCCAGGACCGCCGGCCCCGGGGCCGGGCTACGGAAGTTCACCGGGCGGATTCGCACCGCCTCATTGA
- a CDS encoding stage II sporulation protein M yields the protein MDVDAFVLAHRGTWDRLDRLIGKRRSLSGAEIDELVELYQRASTQLSILRSASSDSMLVGRLSSLVARARSAVTGAHAPLSSTFTRFWTVSFPVVAYRTWRWWLATGAAFLAVVVVIALWVAGSPEVQSALGTPSDIEQLVNHDVESYYSEHPAAAFALQIWVNNSWVSAQCIALSVVLGLPIPFVLFENAANLGVIAGLMFPAGKGGVLLGLLAPHGLLELSAVFLSGAAGMRLGWSVISPGDRPRGQVLAEQGRAIVSVAVGLVAVLGVSGLIEALVTPAPLPTVVRAGIGIIAEAAFLSYIVYFGRRGVKAGESGDIEDAPDVIPTG from the coding sequence GTGGACGTCGACGCATTCGTGCTGGCCCATCGCGGCACATGGGACCGCCTCGATCGATTGATCGGGAAGCGGCGGTCGCTGTCCGGCGCGGAAATCGACGAACTTGTCGAGCTCTATCAGCGGGCGTCCACGCAACTGTCGATACTGCGTTCGGCGTCGTCGGATTCGATGCTGGTCGGCCGGCTCTCCAGCCTGGTCGCGCGGGCCCGTTCCGCGGTGACCGGCGCCCACGCGCCGCTGAGCAGCACATTCACCCGGTTCTGGACGGTGTCGTTCCCCGTTGTCGCGTACCGGACCTGGCGGTGGTGGCTGGCCACCGGTGCGGCGTTCTTAGCGGTGGTTGTGGTCATCGCGCTGTGGGTCGCCGGCAGTCCCGAGGTGCAGTCAGCGCTCGGAACGCCCAGTGACATCGAGCAATTGGTCAACCACGACGTGGAGTCGTACTACAGCGAGCATCCCGCCGCCGCGTTCGCGCTGCAGATCTGGGTGAACAACTCCTGGGTTTCCGCGCAATGCATCGCGCTGTCCGTGGTGCTGGGGCTGCCCATTCCCTTTGTGCTGTTTGAAAATGCCGCCAATCTGGGCGTGATCGCGGGCCTGATGTTCCCGGCCGGCAAGGGCGGCGTGCTGCTGGGATTGCTTGCCCCGCATGGGTTGTTGGAGCTGTCAGCGGTCTTCCTCTCGGGGGCGGCGGGAATGCGGCTGGGATGGTCGGTGATCTCGCCCGGCGACCGGCCCCGGGGGCAGGTGCTGGCCGAACAGGGCCGTGCCATCGTCTCGGTGGCCGTGGGCCTGGTGGCCGTGCTCGGTGTCTCCGGGTTGATCGAAGCGCTGGTGACACCGGCGCCGCTACCGACCGTCGTACGGGCCGGCATCGGCATCATCGCCGAGGCGGCGTTCTTGTCCTACATCGTCTACTTCGGCCGCCGGGGGGTCAAAGCCGGGGAAAGCGGCGACATCGAAGACGCGCCGGATGTGATCCCCACCGGCTGA